The stretch of DNA ACGATGTAGCGGCAGCGGGCGAGGGCGTCGTGCCACTCGGCGCTCCACAGGGCGAGGGGCGTGGCGCTCTCGGGCAGCGCGACCTGCTGGTCGCGGACCACCCACAGGTGCTCCAACTCCACGCCTCTGCCGACCAGTTCCTCGTGCACGGCGCGGGGCGAGTCCGAGTACTGCCGTCCGTCGAAGCTGCAGTACAGGACGGCGTCCCGCAGCGGTCCGCCGCGCCGGGCCGCGTACTGTTCGCGCAGCCTGCGCTGGCGCGGACCGCCCCGGTCGGCCACGGGCAGCGCGGAGCCCGAGCGCAGGTGGAGGCCGTCGTGGGCGTGGCGCTTGAGGCTGATGTCACGGCCTGACCTGGTGCGTACGAGGGGCAGTTCGCGGCCCTTGCCCGGCGCCACGCACACGGGGGTGTACTGCTCGGGGTCGCTCGCGCCCGCCTCGCGCAGGAAGAGGTTCCAGCGTCCTTCGGCGAGCGGCAGGGTGCCTCCGGGCCCTGGCACGGCCTCGGGACGCAGCGCCGCGGCGAACCGCCCGCCCTCGATCAGCACCGGCACCACGGCCTCGTCGCCGTGGCCGCCGTGCACGAGGACCAGCTCCCCGGCGCGGGCCTCGGCGTCGGGGTGGCTGCCCTCGACGATCAGCTCGTCCTGCCAGGTCACGGCGTCGACGAGCGGCCGCAGGGTCTGGTCGCGCAGTTCCAGGTTCCCCGACGCGTTGGCGAGGACGAGGAGTTCACGCCCCGGCAGCAGCCCGTACCGCCCCGAAGGCACGTCGGGGCAGGCGGCGAGCGGTGTGCGGTCGCCGCCCTCGCGGACCAGGGCGACGCCCCACGGGTCGGCCTTGCGCGGCTCTCCGGTGCGCTCGTCCTCACCGGCGTGGAAGAGGCCGAGCGGCACATCGGCGCTGAAGTCGCGGCCGTTGACCAGGGCGGGGACGTAATGCGCCTCCTTGGTGGCCCAGTTCTCCACCCGCAGCGCGTCGACGGCCTGCGACTCCCCCGGCGCGAGCCGCCCGTGCAGCCGGACGGCGCCGCCGCAGCCCTCGTGCGCGACGAGCCGGGCCGCCACCCGCTCCGTGCGCAGCCTCAGCCGCCCCTTGCTGAGGGTGACGGCCACCCGCAGGAACTCCTCCAGATACCGCACGGGCAGCCGCGGCGGGCTGCTCGTCCTGACCGGACCGGTGCGCGGCAGGAGCCCGCTGACCACGCCCATCTCCACTTTCCAGGTGGTGCTGCGCCGCTTGGTGACGGTCCTGCGGGGGTCGATGACCGTCTCGAACCCCGACCGGTCGTAGCTGTGCAGTCCCTGCTTGGAGCGGTACGTCGCCTCGCGCGCTCGCACCGTGCGCAGCGTCAGCGGCAGGACGCGCCGCCGTCCGGCCCGCAGCCAGGCGACCCTGGCGCGCGCGCCGACGCGCCCCGCGGGCAGGTTGGGGATGTAGGCGTAGCCCTTGAGCCGCAGCCTGCCCCGCTCGTCCCAGGCGATGTGCGTGAGCTGAGCGGTGAGCGGCAGGTCGGACCGTTTCAGGGCGACGGTCTCGCGCGGCAGCCCGCCGATCCCGGGGTAGTCGGCCCTGCGCCGGCGCAGGCCGCGCACCCGGAAGGCGTCGGGGTGGGATTTCTCGTACGCCATGAAGGCGAGCAGGTCGGTGACCCGGCGCTGGCGGATGAGCTGCCAGCGCACGCGCAGGGCGAGCGGCAGTGCGGCCACGACCGTGGGGTCGACGGTGTCGACGAAGGCGTTGGCCTGCTCCATGAAGACGTCGTGGTACGCGGAGTCGCCGTGCGGCAGGGCCTCCATGAACAGCCACAGGTCCCCGGCGAGCACCGTCGTGTCGTAGCGGCGCTTGGCCTCCGCGAATACCTTCCCCCGGGGTGTGTCCGCCGTCTGCGCGGCCTTCGCCGCGAGGAAGCCGCTTGCGGCGAGGACGGCGGCGGTGCGGTCGCGGACGGCGCGGGGCTTGGCACGGCGGCTGGTGATGGAACCGTCGCGGTCGCGCCAGAGGTAGACGGGCTCCTTCAGTACGTCGACGGAATCGGCGAGGAAGTGCGCGGGGATCGTGACGGGGGTGTCCTCGAAGAGCACGCCCTCCGGGAAGGTGAGGGCGTGCCGGTCCCAGAAGTCCCTGCGGAAGACCTTGTTGCAGGCGATGCGGTCGCCGAGCAGCTCCCAGTCGCGGGTGACGTGCGTGCCGCTGCGGTCCGTGTCCATCATCTTGCGGAACATCGGCGACTGCTCGCTCCTGTCGCCGGAGCGCAGCCGGTGGACGTTGCCGGTGACGAAGTCGGAGCCCGACTCGTCGAGCGCGGCCAGCATCCGCTCGTACGCGTCCCGCGGTACGACGTCGTCGCTGTCGACGAACGTCAGGTACGTGCCCCGCGCCTCGCGCACCCCCGCGTTGCGGGCCGCCCCGAGTCCCGCGTTCTTCTGCTCGACAAGCCGGAATCTGGCGTCCTCGTCGGCGAACTCGCGGGCGATGCGTGGACTCCCGTCGGTGGAACCGTCGTTGACCATGACGACTTCGAGGTCCGGCATGGTCTGCTCGGCCAGTGACCGGAGGCAAGGGGCGAGAAACTCCTCGACGTTGTAGACGGGGACGACGACGGCGAGTCGGGGTGTCATGCGCTGCGCACATTCCTTCCGGAGAACTGACGGGCACGGCTGCGCGTCCTGCTGAGGGCCACTCGGTTAACAACGACCGCCCTTCCGGGTCACCCGCACAGAGCCATTCGAGTGATCGCGCGAGCGGGCCCGGCACCCGGCGGCTGGAGGCCGCCGGGCACCGGGCCCGCTCAAGTGCCGCCGCCGGTCAGGGCTTCACGGCGATGCGGCCCTCGTCCATGCGCAGAAGCAGCAGCCGTTCGCCGGTCTTGTCCATGAACTCGTCGACCGCCTGGCGCGAGCCCTGCCAGTAGCCGTAGTCGTCGATGAGCAGGACGCCGCCGCTGGCCAACCGCGGGTACAGGTGCTCCAGTTCGTGCTTGGTCGAGGCGTACCAGTCGGTGTCGAGGCGCAGGACGGAGATCCGCTCGGGCGCCTCGCGCGGGACGGTCTCCTCGACCATTCCCTGGACGTAGTGGACGCGCTCCTTGGGGTACGGCACCTTCTCGAAGCCGGACTTGACGTCGTCGAGGGAGGCGACCGCCCAGATCGGACGGTCCTTCCCCTGCGTCTCCAGCAGCTCCGCGGCGGACTTGCCGTCGAGGCGCAGGTCCTCCTCGGTGGGCGGGGTCATGCCCTCGTAGGTGTCGAAGAGGTACAGGTCGCGCTCGGTCTCACCGGCGGCGAGCAGCGCCTTGGCGCAGGCCTGCATCGAACCGCCGCGCCACACACCGCACTCGACGATGTCGCCGGGGATGCCGTGCCGGACGACGTGCCGGGTCGCCAGGATGAAGGCGTTCAGCCGTTCGGGAGAGGTCATCGTGTACGGCTTCACCGCACGGATGATCTCCTTCGCCTCGTCGTCGTAGTCGGCGGGGAGGTTCAGCGCCTTGGGCTTGGGCTTCGGCTTCGATGCCGGGGCGGGCTTCGGCGCGGGGGCCGCCGCCGCGCGCTGGACCGGCATCGGCTTGCGCGTCAGCTGGTATCCGGTCAGTTGCTTCAGTGCGCCATTCACAGCGCGTCGCCATGCCATGGGAGCGGACAGTACGCGCAAACTCACTCTTGGTGCCACATTTCGTCAACATGCGTTCATCTGGTGTCACTTGCCGCCGAAACGGACTGCTCGTCCCCTTCGCGCGGCGCCACCACCTTCGGCCTGCCGCACTCGGCGCGGCCCTCGACGGGCTTGGGCAGCGGGACGCCGTCGACCCCGCCGATCCTGTTCGCCCACCAGTTGGTCGTTCCGCGCACGAAGGCCATGGTGAGGCCCGGGTAGTTCTTGGGCCGCTGGAACACGCCGACGGAGTCGCCCCAGTAGGCGTGCTTGGCGTCGATCTTGCCGTAGGCGTGGCGGATGCCGTTCATGGGCGGGAAGTCCGTGTAGGCCTCGCGGAGTTCGAGCCGGGTGTACGCGGCCAGGGCGCGGAACCCGTCGGGGTAGTAGCGCCAGCAGTCCTGCGCGTCGTGCACGTGGCCGCGCGAGGGAGCCGTCACGAAGGCGATGCCCTCCGGCTTCAGGACGCGGGCGATCTCCAGCATCGTCGCCCAGAAGAAGGGGATGTGCTCGAAGGCCTGCCCGGAGATGACGAAGTCGGCGCTGCGGGACTTCACGGGGATGCGGTAGGGCTTCGTCATCACGGCGTCGACGTTGCGGCCGTCGAGCACGTCGACGCCCACGTACTCCGTGTCGCGCCCTTCGAGCAGGGCCTTGTGGGTGCGGGTCTGCCCGTCGGAGACCCGGGCCCCGAGGTCGACCACCCGGTGACGCTTCCCCGTGGGCATGTACTGCTCGACGCAGAGTTCCATCTGCTCGTACGCGGACTGGTGCACGTCTCCTCCTACACAGGTACACAGAGCCTGAACGGGGATCTTCTCCGCATCACTCGCGTTTACCGTGTATCGACACAGCTGCGCCACCTGCGCGGGGTGCGCCGGGCGCACCACTTCCTCGCCGGTTCCTCGACGTAGGTGAACATCGCCCAGGACAGCGCGACCACGGTGACCCCGACGCCCAGGAGCGTGAACACCGCGAAGTTCTCCGGCTGCGGGCGGCCCCAGGTGTCGAGGATCAGCCGGTTGAGGGTCTGGTGCAGCAGGTAGAAGGCGTACGACCAGAGCCCGAGCAGCACCATCGGGCGCGAGCGGAGCCAGCCGCGGTGTCCGGCCAGTTCGCGCTGGACGTAGGCGGCGATGAACAGGACGGCGAAGAGGGCCGCGACCGACCGCAGGGCCCAGGTGAGCTGGCCGGCCGCGTACGGGCCGAACAGCGAGGCACGGTTGCTGTGGATGACGGCGTACGCGACGAAGCAGGCGAACAGCACCGACGGGTTGAGGCGGAGCCGGTGTCCGCGGCGCAGGGCCAGGGCGCAGGCCATGCCCACGCCGAACTCCGGAAGGCGGGTCACCGGGTGCCGCATGATCCATTCGCTGGCGAAGGGCGAAAGGTGGGTGGCGGTCCACCAGTTGAGCGCCCACATCGCGATGAGCCCGCCGACGGCGAGCAGGGCCAGGGTGCGGGTGCGCAGGCGCAGGACGTAGCGGATCGCGAACGGGAAGAGGAGGTAGAAGAACGCCTCGACGCTGAGGGTCCAGGCGACGCCGTTGCCGGGGAACGTCGGGGTGACGCCGGGGAACCACGTCTGCACGAGGAACAGCGAGGCGACGAAGCTGAGGGCGTCCGTCGGGACGCCGCCCCAGAGGTAGAAGACCCAGACGCAGGGCACGGTCGCGACCAGGTGGGCGGGCCAGATGCGGCCGAACCTGCGCCAGTAGAAGAGGCGGGCGCGGGTGCCGGGGCGGTGCCCCCAGGTGAGCAGGAAGCCGGAGAGCACGAAGAAGAAGTCGACGCCGGTCGCGCCCAGCTTCGAGTACGGGAAGAGCAGCGGCGCGTGGGCGACGCCGCCGTACGCGCTGAGCCCGGTGAAGTGGTGCACGAACACCGCGAAGGCGGCGAGGAAGCGCATCCCGGTGAGGGAGTCGACCCGGGGCGCGGGGTCGTCGGGGGTGCCGGGTCCGGGGAGGGGGCGTGTCTGCCGCGGGAGGGCCGTCGTCATGCGGTGGCCCCCTGGCTCGCGCGCAGGGCCGGGCCGCAGCCTGCCGGGCGCATCTCGGCGACCATCGCGTCCAGGGTCGGGCGCACGCGCTCGCGGAGTGCGGTGATCCGGTCCGGGTCGCGTACGGCGTCTCTTCGGACGTAGTCGCCGCCGTTGCCCTCGTGGTAGAGCGGGACGTAGCCCGCGGCCGTGAGCCGGGCCTCGGTCAGGCCCGTCTTGCCCGTCCAGGCCGCGTGGACGTGGAGGAGTTCGGGGCGCACCTCGTTCAGGACGTGGTGGCGCAGGGCGGCGGTGTCGCCTGCCGCGTACGCGTCGGCCAGGCGGCGGTCGGTCAGGCCCGCGAGGTCCAGGACGCGCAGCCGCGAGGTCAGCAGGGTGCCGCCGAGGTCGGGCAGGGCGACGGTGGCGTCGCGCAGGCCCAGATACCCGGCGTACGCGTTGAAGGTGTGGCCGTAGCGCTCGGCGACGTAGCACATGGACAGGGTCGGGCGGCCGATGAACTTGCGGTCCTGCGCGGCCTGTCCGGTGACCGAGAGCAGCAGGGCACCCACGAGCGCGCAGCCGGTCAGGGCACGCGCGCGGGGGCCTTCCGTACGCCAGACGGTCCCTGCGGCCAGCGCGAACGCCGTCGCGGCGAGCACCCACACCGGGGTCGCGAAGCGGTACAGCGCCATCCAGTCCCGGCCGAGCACGCCGTACGCGATGAGGGTCAGGGCCAGCGGGACGAGCAGCGCGGTCAGGGCTCCGCGGGACGGCCCTGGACGGGCGAGCGCGATGCCCGCGCAGGCCGCGCCGATCAGGGCGAGCGCCCAGCCGCCGTACGTCAACAGCTCTCCCGTGGCGGCGAGTTGGCCGAGCTGCGGGGGCTTCTGGGCCTTGGCCACCGCCGTGTTCGGGACCCAGAGCCCGAAGGTCGCGCGGCGCCAGAGCAGGAACACCGCGTACGGCAGCGCGAACGTGGCGCAGCTCAGCGCCACCGCCCGCACGGCGCGCGCGAGGCGGTCCCTGCGCAGGAACAGCAGCACGGTCACCGGGTAGGCCGCCGCGAGCGCCGCGCCGTCCGGCCGGGTCAGGGCGGCGAGCAGCGCGAGGGCCCCGGCGGTCGCGGCGACGGCGGGCCGCAGCAGGGTGCCGCGCACGGCCGCCCGCACGAGCAGCGCTCCGGTCGCGGCGGCGGTCAGCGCGTACAGCGGGTTCTCAAGACCCGAGAAGGACCACGCCACGTACGACAGGTTCGCGGCGAGTACTCCGCCGGTGAGCAGCGTCAACGCCCAGGCCCTGCCCGGCAGAACGGTCCGCGCCGCCGCGGCCACGCAGGCCAGGGTGCCCGCGGTGCAGAGCAGCGCGAGTGCCTTGGGGTAGAGCACCAGGTCGCTGACGCCGAGGAGTGCGCCGTGGTCGAAGAGGCCGAGCCTGCGGCCGATGAGGAGCAGGGCGAGCCAGGAGGGGTTGGAGTAGCCCTCCACGGGGTCGGCGCCCGGCTGCTGCACGGGGCCGAGGCCCTCGTCGACGCTGCGGGCGTAGGCGAAGGTGATGGCCGCGTCGTCGACGATCCACTGGCCGAGCGCGCTCGCACGCCAGGCGACCAGGAGGGTCGCGAGGGCCACGGCAGCGGGGTCGGCCCAGCGGTGACAGAGGGCGAGTGCGGTACGGGGGCGGGCCGGAGAGGGGGCTTCGGCTGGGCGTGAGGACAGCGGTGCGGATGGTTCCTTGCGGCGCTGGAACTGCGCGAGGGGACTGATCATTAAGGGGCTAACTTACACATATCGCCTCAAGTCACCCTCTCGTCCGCCAGGCGGGTGACCCGTACGCGGCCACACCCCTCGCCGGGGTCGATTGCGGTCAAAGTGGTCCAATGCACCACATTGGGTTCACGCCATGACCCCGGCCCCGCCGCCCGCGGTACGGCGGCTCGTCGCCACCGCACGGACCACCCGCTTCCGCGCGGAACGCGCGGCGGCGGGCCGGGGCGGCGGCGGTGCGCGGGGCCTCCTGGCGCCCGTGCACCTGTCGATCCGGGACAGCAGGACGCTCAACGTCGCCGTCGCCGCCCTCCCCGACGAGCGGGTCGAGGGCGCCCAGCTGGTCGTCTCGCGCGGCCACCGCAGGTTCCGCGTCCCGCTCGCCGCCGAACGGCACGCCCACGGCGGCCTGCTGCTCGCCGGGACCACCACCCTGCGCGGCCTGGCCGAGGGCGTCTGGCGGCTCACGGTCGTCACCGCCGACGTCCGCGGACGCGTCCGGCGGCGCGGCATCGGCGTCGACGGGGACGCCGAACTGCCGCCCACGCCCACCCTCCTCCACGCCCCCGACCCCCGCACCGGCACGCTCATCCGCCTCGTCCGGTGCCGCAGCGGGCGCGCGGTGCTGCAGGTGACACGCTCCCGGCCGCGCGCCGAGCTCGTGCGGTTCGTGCCCGGCGGCGACGGCATCGTCGTACACGGACGGCTCGTCATGGCGGGCGCGTCGCGGCGGTGGCGGGCGAAGGCCGTGCGGCGGCGGGACGGGGTCACCGTGCCCGTCGGGGCGGTGTGGGACGGCGCCGAGTTCAGCTTCCGGCTGCCCCTCCGGGAGATGGCCGGGGCGAGCCCCGGCCAGTGGGTGTGGGACTTCCACGTGGAGGGGGAGACCTCCGGTGCCTCGCTCCCTCTCGGGCGGTGGCTCTCCGACGTACGCGACCCCTCGGCCGCCTGTCCGACGCCCTTCCGTGTCTTCGCCCTGCCGGGCGGCGCCCTGGTCCGCGCGCACGCCCACTTCACCAAGTCCGGCGCCTTCGCCCTGACGTGCTGGGACATCTCGAAGGAGACCTCATGAAGATCACGTACCTCCTCGGCTGGGGCGACGAGATGGGCGGCACCGAGCTGGCCACGTACACCCAGGCGCAGCACCTCGCGGACCGGCACGACGTCGAGGTCATCTCCGTCTTCCGGACCCGTCCCGAACCGTTCTTCCCCGAGGCCCGCAGCCTCCCCGTCCGCTACCTCGTCGACCGCACGGCGTCCCCCGAGCGCCCGGTGCGCGGCTCACGTCTGGACGAGTCCGCCTGCCGCACGCTTGCCGCGCTGCCCAGCGAACTGATCAAGCCCTCCTGGGAGTCCGCCTTCGACCGCCTCTCCGACATCGAGATGGCCGCCGCCCTGACCACCCTGGACACCGACGTCCTGGTCACCACGACGCCCGCCCTGATGGCCGCCGCCGTCGGGCTCGTCCCTGCCAGGGTCGTCACCGTGCACCAGGAGCACCGCCCCACCCAGCGCCGCGGCCCCTCCGGTGAACCCCTGCTCCTGCACGCGCCGCGCCTCGACGCCCTGGTCACGCTCACCGACCGCACCCGTGACTGGATCGCGGAGTCCCTGGGCGCCACCGCCCCCGAGCTCGCGGTCATCCCGAACGCCGTGCCGGACGGCTTCAGGCCGCGCGCCGACGGCGAGAGCAAGGTCATCGTCATGGCCGCGCGGCTCACCGGCGAGAAGCGCGTCGACCACGCCGTGCGGGCCTTCGCCGAAGTCGCCGACGCCTACCCCGACTGGACCCTGCGCGTCTTCGGCGGCGGCCACCGCGAGCAGCACCTGCGCCGCCTGATCGACGGCTTCGGCCTTCAGGACCGCGTCGAACTCCTCGGCCCCTGCCAGGACATGGCCGCCGAGTGGGCCAAGGCGGGGCTCACCCTGATGACGGCCGGGCACAACGAGGCGTTCCCGCTGGTGCTGCTCGAAGCGCTGGCCGCGGGTGTGCCCGTCGTCGCGTACGACGTCCTGACCGGGCCCGCCGAGATCGTCAGGCACCGCGTCGACGGGCTGCTCGTGCCGCCCGGCGAAGTGCGCGAACTGGCCGCCGCGATGAGCGAGTTGATGGGCGATCCGGAAACCCGGCGGTCCTACGCCCGCGCCGCCCGCGAAGGCGTCTACGCCCGCTTCTCCTCCACCGACGTCACGGCGCGCTGGCAGGAGCTGTACTCCCGGCTCGTGGCGCGGCGCGACGCCCCCGAGCGGCTCGACGACCGCGCGGACCGGGTGGCGCTCGGCGTCGCGTCCGGCGGGAGCGGCTTCCGCCCGACCACGCCGTACACCCTGGACGCCGCGCCCAGCGGCGAGGAGCGTGCTCGCGAGGACGAGATCGCCGCCGCCGACACCAGCGGCCTGCTCATCCGCTCGGTGGGCCGGCTGGCCGAGCGCCGCGACGACATCCTCGCGCCCGCCATGACGGACTGGAACCTCGAACTCACCGCCACCGCGCTGGAGTCGGAGGACATCCCCTACGTACTCGTCCGCACGTCCGGCACCGCGCACACCCTCGCCGTGGCCGACGACGAACGCGACGGCGCGCTCAAGGCACTCGCCGAGTCCCTGCACGGCCAGCCCGTCTACGCCGAGCTGGTCCACCCCCGCGACGCCGCCCCCGGAGTCGTGCTCGCGGAGCGGCTCGACGGCATCGGGGAGGTCGCGGGCGTCCGGATCTTCAAGCCGGTGACCACGACGACGCTCTCCCTGCGGCACGGCGTCGGGCAGTCCTGCACGGTGGCGTTCTGGCCGCGGCTCGCGGAGGACGGGACCGATGCCCGGCGCGCGCCCTTCGGCACCACGCTGGCCGGGGCGGAACTTCCCTCGCTGACGCCCACGGCCACCCTCCGGGTCGGCGACCGCACGTACCCCACGCTCGACGTCTTCTCCCACGTCCTCATCGGAGACGTCGACTTCCCCATCGACGCGGTCTACACCTGGGTCGACGACTCCGACCCCGAGTGGCGCGCACGCCGCGCGGCGGCGCTCGGCCATCCTGAGGACGATTCGTCGCCGGACCACGGGGCCGTCCGCTTCCGCAACCGTGACGAGCTGCGCTACTCGCTGCGCTCCCTGGCGATGTACGCGCCCTGGATCCGGCACATCTACCTCGTCACGGCGGGCCAGACGCCGTCCTGGCTGGACGAGGACCACCCGGGCATCACGGTGATCGACCACCGCGACCTCTTCGCCGACCCGGACACCGCGCTGCCCACCTTCAACTCCCACTCCATCGAGAGCCAACTGCACCGCATCGAGGGCCTGTCGGAGCACTTCCTCTACCTGAACGACGACATGTTCCTGGGCCGCCCCACCACCCCGGAGACCTTCTTCCTCAGCTCGGGCACCGCCCGCTTCTTCTGGTCGACGGCGTCCGTGCCTGCGCTGCCCGTGTCACCGGATGACGAGGGGTATCTGGCGGCGGCCAAGAACAACAGGGCGCTGCTGCAAAGGGAGTTCGGCCGGACAACCACCCACAGCTTCTTCCACGCCCCCTACGCCCTGCACCGCAGCGTCCTGGCGGAGCTCACCGAACGCTTCCCGGAAGAACTCGAAGCCACCGCACGCAGCCGCTTCCGCTCGAACAGCGACCTCGCCCTGGTGTCGTCCCTGCACCACCACTACGCGTACCTCACGAGGCGTGCCGTGCCGGGTTCCCTCGCGTACGACTTCGTGGACATCGGAAGCCGCGCCGACCACGCGCGTCTGGGCCAGCTGCTCCAGGGCCGCAACAAGACGGCCTTCTGCATCGGCGAGTCCCCGGACAGCGAACTGACCGAGGAGGAAATGGCCCTGGCCATCCGCTCGTTCCTGACGGCGTACTTCCCGGTCCGCTCCCCCTACGAGCGGGGCTGACCCTCCAGGAACAACCGCCGCACCACCCGCTCGGCGGCGGCCCCGTCGTCGTAGGGACAAAACCGCGCCCGGAACGCCTTCCGCAGCGCCGCCGCCTCGGCCGTGTCCCACTCCCCGCTCAGGAAGAGCCCGGCGAGCTCCTCCTCGGTGGTGGCCACGACCCCCGGTGTCTCCCCCGCACGCCCCGACAGCAGGTCGAAGTACGTGCCGCGCGCCAGGCTGTACGCCTGCCAGTCGGGGGCGTACGTCACGATCGGGCGGTCCAGGCAGGCGTAGTCGAACATCAGTGACGAGTAGTCCGTGACCAAGGCGTCGGCGGCCAGGCAGAGGTCTTCCACGCGCGGGTGTCCCGTCACGTCGATGAGCTGGGGGTGGGCCCGCAGGCCCGCGTCGGCGCCGTAGAAGTAGTGGGCCCGCACCAGGACCACGTACTCCTCGCCCAGTGAGCGCACGAACCGCTCCAGGTCGATCCGCGGCAGGAAGCCCTTCTGGTAGTCGCGGTGCGTGGGCGCGTAGAGCAGCACCCTCCGGCCACCCCCGACCCCCAGCCCCTCCCGGATGGCCGCGATCTCACCCTCCCCCGCCGTGAAGTAGACGTCGTTGCGCGGGTAGCCCGCCTCCAGGGCCTGGTAGGCCGTCGAGGGGTAGACCCGCTCCCAGACCTCCGTGGAGTGCGGGTTCGCGGAGAGGCTGAAGTCCCACTGGTCGGTGTGGTCGAGGATCTTCTGGAAGCTGATGCCGTGCGTGCCTGCCGGGTAGCGG from Streptomyces sp. BA2 encodes:
- a CDS encoding bifunctional glycosyltransferase/CDP-glycerol:glycerophosphate glycerophosphotransferase, with translation MTPRLAVVVPVYNVEEFLAPCLRSLAEQTMPDLEVVMVNDGSTDGSPRIAREFADEDARFRLVEQKNAGLGAARNAGVREARGTYLTFVDSDDVVPRDAYERMLAALDESGSDFVTGNVHRLRSGDRSEQSPMFRKMMDTDRSGTHVTRDWELLGDRIACNKVFRRDFWDRHALTFPEGVLFEDTPVTIPAHFLADSVDVLKEPVYLWRDRDGSITSRRAKPRAVRDRTAAVLAASGFLAAKAAQTADTPRGKVFAEAKRRYDTTVLAGDLWLFMEALPHGDSAYHDVFMEQANAFVDTVDPTVVAALPLALRVRWQLIRQRRVTDLLAFMAYEKSHPDAFRVRGLRRRRADYPGIGGLPRETVALKRSDLPLTAQLTHIAWDERGRLRLKGYAYIPNLPAGRVGARARVAWLRAGRRRVLPLTLRTVRAREATYRSKQGLHSYDRSGFETVIDPRRTVTKRRSTTWKVEMGVVSGLLPRTGPVRTSSPPRLPVRYLEEFLRVAVTLSKGRLRLRTERVAARLVAHEGCGGAVRLHGRLAPGESQAVDALRVENWATKEAHYVPALVNGRDFSADVPLGLFHAGEDERTGEPRKADPWGVALVREGGDRTPLAACPDVPSGRYGLLPGRELLVLANASGNLELRDQTLRPLVDAVTWQDELIVEGSHPDAEARAGELVLVHGGHGDEAVVPVLIEGGRFAAALRPEAVPGPGGTLPLAEGRWNLFLREAGASDPEQYTPVCVAPGKGRELPLVRTRSGRDISLKRHAHDGLHLRSGSALPVADRGGPRQRRLREQYAARRGGPLRDAVLYCSFDGRQYSDSPRAVHEELVGRGVELEHLWVVRDQQVALPESATPLALWSAEWHDALARCRYIVTNTQLPDWFERADGQYVVQTWHGTPLKRIGRDLAGHASGDRAYMATLPGRADQWSVLVSPNRFSTPVLRGAFGYTGEVLERGYPRNDLLHAVDRAKVAASVRERLGIPEGRRVVLYAPTWRENQPKQAGRYALDLQLDLAAAERAIGDDHVLLVRRHYLVGGTVPGSDFVRDVSRHPDVSELLLISDVLVTDYSSLMFDFAQTGRPMLFHTYDLDHYRDTLRGFYFDFEAQAPGPLLGTSDEVIEALRDPAAATAAYADAYDRFREVFCDLDDGNAAAGVADAMLEGGRA
- a CDS encoding TylF/MycF/NovP-related O-methyltransferase; this translates as MAWRRAVNGALKQLTGYQLTRKPMPVQRAAAAPAPKPAPASKPKPKPKALNLPADYDDEAKEIIRAVKPYTMTSPERLNAFILATRHVVRHGIPGDIVECGVWRGGSMQACAKALLAAGETERDLYLFDTYEGMTPPTEEDLRLDGKSAAELLETQGKDRPIWAVASLDDVKSGFEKVPYPKERVHYVQGMVEETVPREAPERISVLRLDTDWYASTKHELEHLYPRLASGGVLLIDDYGYWQGSRQAVDEFMDKTGERLLLLRMDEGRIAVKP
- a CDS encoding methyltransferase domain-containing protein, translating into MHQSAYEQMELCVEQYMPTGKRHRVVDLGARVSDGQTRTHKALLEGRDTEYVGVDVLDGRNVDAVMTKPYRIPVKSRSADFVISGQAFEHIPFFWATMLEIARVLKPEGIAFVTAPSRGHVHDAQDCWRYYPDGFRALAAYTRLELREAYTDFPPMNGIRHAYGKIDAKHAYWGDSVGVFQRPKNYPGLTMAFVRGTTNWWANRIGGVDGVPLPKPVEGRAECGRPKVVAPREGDEQSVSAASDTR
- a CDS encoding acyltransferase family protein, with translation MTTALPRQTRPLPGPGTPDDPAPRVDSLTGMRFLAAFAVFVHHFTGLSAYGGVAHAPLLFPYSKLGATGVDFFFVLSGFLLTWGHRPGTRARLFYWRRFGRIWPAHLVATVPCVWVFYLWGGVPTDALSFVASLFLVQTWFPGVTPTFPGNGVAWTLSVEAFFYLLFPFAIRYVLRLRTRTLALLAVGGLIAMWALNWWTATHLSPFASEWIMRHPVTRLPEFGVGMACALALRRGHRLRLNPSVLFACFVAYAVIHSNRASLFGPYAAGQLTWALRSVAALFAVLFIAAYVQRELAGHRGWLRSRPMVLLGLWSYAFYLLHQTLNRLILDTWGRPQPENFAVFTLLGVGVTVVALSWAMFTYVEEPARKWCARRTPRRWRSCVDTR
- a CDS encoding stealth conserved region 3 domain-containing protein; the protein is MKITYLLGWGDEMGGTELATYTQAQHLADRHDVEVISVFRTRPEPFFPEARSLPVRYLVDRTASPERPVRGSRLDESACRTLAALPSELIKPSWESAFDRLSDIEMAAALTTLDTDVLVTTTPALMAAAVGLVPARVVTVHQEHRPTQRRGPSGEPLLLHAPRLDALVTLTDRTRDWIAESLGATAPELAVIPNAVPDGFRPRADGESKVIVMAARLTGEKRVDHAVRAFAEVADAYPDWTLRVFGGGHREQHLRRLIDGFGLQDRVELLGPCQDMAAEWAKAGLTLMTAGHNEAFPLVLLEALAAGVPVVAYDVLTGPAEIVRHRVDGLLVPPGEVRELAAAMSELMGDPETRRSYARAAREGVYARFSSTDVTARWQELYSRLVARRDAPERLDDRADRVALGVASGGSGFRPTTPYTLDAAPSGEERAREDEIAAADTSGLLIRSVGRLAERRDDILAPAMTDWNLELTATALESEDIPYVLVRTSGTAHTLAVADDERDGALKALAESLHGQPVYAELVHPRDAAPGVVLAERLDGIGEVAGVRIFKPVTTTTLSLRHGVGQSCTVAFWPRLAEDGTDARRAPFGTTLAGAELPSLTPTATLRVGDRTYPTLDVFSHVLIGDVDFPIDAVYTWVDDSDPEWRARRAAALGHPEDDSSPDHGAVRFRNRDELRYSLRSLAMYAPWIRHIYLVTAGQTPSWLDEDHPGITVIDHRDLFADPDTALPTFNSHSIESQLHRIEGLSEHFLYLNDDMFLGRPTTPETFFLSSGTARFFWSTASVPALPVSPDDEGYLAAAKNNRALLQREFGRTTTHSFFHAPYALHRSVLAELTERFPEELEATARSRFRSNSDLALVSSLHHHYAYLTRRAVPGSLAYDFVDIGSRADHARLGQLLQGRNKTAFCIGESPDSELTEEEMALAIRSFLTAYFPVRSPYERG